A genome region from Myxocyprinus asiaticus isolate MX2 ecotype Aquarium Trade chromosome 12, UBuf_Myxa_2, whole genome shotgun sequence includes the following:
- the LOC127448825 gene encoding G-protein coupled receptor 84-like: protein MWNDSDLLQNYSFSCASSSVEGYRYFGVLLGSAVTIVGTLGNILTVLAFATDTNLRTRFNVLIVNLALADLLYCTVLQPVSVDSYLHLQWRGGAMWCQMFGLLLFLSNSVSIITLCLIAMSRYLVVAHRTSRFARLLLSQRGVAVLLISSWTMGLASFGPLWPVYVFAPQVCTCSFHRTKGRPYTTVLLFLYFFLGLGCVGLFYFLIYRKVSVASKAFLKYRPSPRSSKRKQAEPMGTDDSGISAGVSSTQSCEISNDGIGPEHHKNKALENSGDPEGHTTKQESKKSTSTIQDTSKASSQPSPIKMQTTTPASSTGEDSEFKRVTRMCFTVFLCFVGCFAPFLLLNVADKANRAPQVIHMFCANLTWLNSCINPLLYAAMNRQFNQAYKDLLRKAVQPLTWMWRSQ from the coding sequence ATGTGGAACGACTCAGATCTTCTGCAAAATTATTCTTTTTCTTGTGCCTCCTCGTCGGTGGAGGGCTACCGTTATTTTGGTGTCCTTTTGGGATCAGCTGTCACCATAGTAGGAACATTAGGGAATATTCTGACCGTGCTTGCCTTTGCGACTGATACCAACCTGAGAACGCGTTTCAATGTTCTCATTGTAAACCTGGCCCTCGCTGACCTCCTCTACTGCACTGTGCTTCAGCCAGTCAGTGTTGACTCATACCTGCACCTGCAATGGAGGGGCGGAGCCATGTGGTGCCAAATGTTTGGACTCCTTCTGTTCCTGTCCAACAGTGTTTCCATTATTACGTTATGTCTCATCGCTATGAGTCGTTACTTGGTTGTTGCTCATCGCACCTCACGCTTTGCTCGTCTGCTGCTGTCTCAACGTGGCGTTGCTGTGCTCCTCATTTCATCCTGGACAATGGGTCTGGCCAGTTTTGGTCCCCTTTGGCCCGTCTATGTGTTTGCTCCACAAGTGTGCACCTGTAGTTTCCATCGCACAAAGGGGCGACCTTACACCACTGTGCTGCTTTTCCTTTACTTCTTCCTTGGCCTGGGTTGCGTAGGACTGTTCTACTTTTTGATCTACCGTAAGGTCAGTGTAGCTTCTAAAGCATTTCTGAAGTACAGGCCCAGTCCTCGCTCATCCAAACGCAAGCAGGCTGAACCCATGGGGACTGACGACAGTGGAATCAGTGCTGGAGTTTCATCAACTCAAAGCTGTGAGATCAGCAACGATGGCATTGGACCAGAGCACCACAAGAACAAAGCCCTTGAGAACTCTGGGGATCCTGAGGGCCATACAACCAAACAAGAGTCAAAGAAGTCTACAAGTACCATTCAGGACACTTCAAAGGCATCTTCTCAGCCTTCTCCCATTAAAATGCAGACCACAACTCCAGCCTCCTCCACAGGAGAGGACAGTGAATTTAAACGTGTGACTCGAATGTGTTTTACGGTCTTCTTGTGTTTTGTCGGTTGCTTTGCACCATTTCTGTTACTGAATGTAGCTGATAAGGCAAACCGTGCTCCACAGGTGATTCATATGTTCTGTGCAAACCTTACTTGGTTAAATAGTTGCATTAACCCTTTGTTGTATGCAGCCATGAATCGACAGTTTAACCAGGCCTACAAAGACCTGCTACGTAAAGCTGTACAGCCACTCACCTGGATGTGGAGATCTCAATGA